ACCAGCGCCAGGGAGACGATGCCGACGCCGAAGAGGAACGTGTACTGCGACCCGAACAGCGCCCACACCCATCCTCCGGCCAACGGCAGGATCACGGCGGAGATGTGATTGATGCTCTGGGCGACGGAGACGTTGCCCGTGATATCGTCCGGGGACACGGCGATCCGCTTGAAGTAGGATGACAGCGCGATGCCCACCCCGCCCAGCACGCTGTCCATGATGAAGAGGACGTAGAGCACCTTCAGCCAGGGAAGGTACGCATACCCCAGGAAGATGCCGATCAGCAGGATGTAGTTGATGGTGAGCACGCGGCGCTCGCCGAAGCGGGCCACCAGCCGACCGATTTGAGGGCCGGCGTACGTGTTGATCAGGCTGTTGACCAGGTAGAGCAGGGCCGTCTGCTGGGTGCTGATGCCGTACTCCTTCACCAACAGGAAGATCGCAAAGGTGCTGGCGATATGACGTCGGCTCCCCATGAGGAATGTGAGGATGTAATAGAGCCAATAACGACGCCGTATGGGCATGGACGATCGGCGCGGCAACGCCTTCCGGCCCGGCTGCTTCATGAACGGCATGAGCACCAGCCCGCCCACGATGAGAGCGATCCCTGAGGCGTTCAAGATGCTGCGCTCGCCGACGTGCCGGACCACGAGCGCCGTGATCCCCGTCGCCGCGATGGACGCCGCCGCGATGACGCCGTTGATCTTTCCCAACACCCGCGGCGCCTGATCGGTATGAGAGCCCAGCAGCGCCACCGCGGAGGATCCGTTATAGAAATAATGGAACCCAACGCTGGTCGCCATCGTCGCCACCAGCAACGTCGTCACGCTGTTGGAGTGGCCGGTCATCATCAGGCCGATCCCCAGGATGATCGTGGAAAAGGCCATGATGCGCATCTCGGGCATGAGTAGCGCCAACAGGGCAAACGTGAACCCGAGCAGACCGGGGATCTCTCGCAGCGACTGGATCAAGCCGATCTGCTCGGGTCGCACGCCGATCTCGCCCACGGCGAAGTTGTTGAAGATGGACATCCAGATGCTGAAGCCGAAGAACAACAGGAAATTCGATACGATCAAAGTCAGAAACAAACGCCGATTCACCATGAAATTCCCTCTAACGCTGACAGGAGACGGTACTGCCCCGAACCGTAGACATAAAAAGGCCTTCCTGCACGAAGGTGGTCTCCCTGTCCGGTGTTGGTGAGCCCACAGGAGACCATTTTGCGGGCAGCGCTGCACGAATGGCGCCTCCTGGAGGCCTTTTCCCAAATGGGGGGATTTATCTGCCGCTGCCTACCTGTGGGTAGGGGCGATTCATGAATCGTCCCTGCCCCGGCAACACCCATAAGGGAGACTGCCTGCACGAAGAAAGCCTCTTTTGAGGGGCTGCACCCCTCAAAGCTCCCCGCCGTATTCCCACCGAACAGGATACCCGATCCTACGCCAGGGGTTATTGTCTTTCCCGATGCTCGTGTATATACTGGAGGCATGACGCGATCCGATTCCAAGCCGCGCAAACACCGATTCCGTCGCATATATCCCGGGCATCCCTTCACCGCACCCGGGCACCTGGCCGGGCTGGCCAACCCGATCGTCTGGGCCCGGCTGGCGCGCCGTCCCGCCCGACTTCTCCGCTGGCTCTACGCACCCCCTTCCGTGGAAGACCGCAACCTCCGCAACGTGCTGGCAGACGGCGTAGGGGTGGGGCTGGCCACCGGGATCGGCTCCTTCCTGCCGATCTTCCTGGTGCGCCTGGGGGCATCGGATTTCCTGATCGGGTTGCTCACCGCCATGCCCGCGCTCACCGGGATGTTCCTGGCCATGCCGACGGGACGATTCCTGTCCCGGCAACGCCGGATCGTGCCCTGGCTCTCCTACGCCCGGTTCCTGGTCCTCTCCTGTTACATGCTGACCGGGTTGGTCCCCTTCCTCTTCTCCACCCACCGGGCTGAGGCTATCCTCCTGATCTGGGCGCTGGCCACAGTCCCCCAGACCATCGTCTCCGTATCCTTCACCGTGGTCATGGGAGCGGTGGCGGGGCCGCGAGGGCGATTCACCCTGATGAGCCGGCGGTGGTCCATCCTGGGGGTGACCAGCGCGCTCGCCGCGTTCATCGCCGGACAGGCGCTGGAGACGATGGCCTTCCCCTTGAACTACCAGATCATCTTCCTGAGCGCCGCGGCGGGGGGGCTGATCAGCCTGTACTTCTCAGCCCACATCGAGCTGCCCGACCAGGAAACGCCGCCCCCACCGCCGAAGGGACAGCCCCTGACCCGGCGGCTGCGGAACGGCCTTCGTCAGGTCCTGGACAACCGGGAGTTCGTCCGCTTCCTGACCGCCCAATTCGTGTTTCGATGGGGGTTGATGCTGCCCATACCGCTCATCCCCATCTACTGGGTGCGCCAGGTGGGGGCGAGTGACAGCTGGATCGGCATCCTGAATACCACCCAGAGCGCCATCGTGCTGATCGCCTACTTCCTCTGGAATCGGTTCTCCCGGCGGTGGGGCAAGCGATTCACCCTGTTGGCGTCCACGCTGGGGGTCAGCCTGTACCCGGCCCTGACCGCCTTGACCGGAAGCCCGGAGCCCCTGATCCTCCTCGTGGCGCTGTTCGGGGCCTTCCGCGCCGGCATGAATCTGGTCTTCTTCGACCTGGCTCTGGCCACCTGCCCGGAGCGCGATCAGCCCTTCTACATCGGCATTTACCAGACCACGAACTACGTCGCCACCTTCCTGGCCCCGCTCCTGGGCACGATCCTCTCCACGTATGTTGGGATCGTTCCGGCGCTGATGACCGGGGCCGGGCTGGGCATCCTCGGATTCATCCTGCTGGCCGTGTTGCACGTGAGCCAGGAGGAGGCACCGTAAGCTTCCGCAGGTTCGTTTGCGGGATTATAGCATCTGTCAGCAGGGGGAGCAATCCGATCTCCTCCAAAAGGCGAGCAGATCACTTGACGCCCGGTTCTCCCACTGCTACAATTCTACCGGCGGCGCAACAGCACTGGCGCTGTATGCAAATCCTCTCTCCAGGGTGTGTCTGAGCCCCTTCACAGCGAACACGGTTCATTGACAAGGGACCTATCTACGTCCGCAAGCCCGGGCAATCAAAATGGCACTATCCTCGGTCACCTGTCCCCGGGAGGACGTCCCGATCCCTCGGACACGCCCTCGGGCTGGATGAAGAACCACGGCGCGTTCTCCCCTCACCCATCGTCGGGTCTATCGGTCAACGCTCTCACTACGCTCCCCCAAACCCATCCAGTCACACGAACCAAGAGGAAGGAGGATCCCCATGCGTACTCCAGGTAGCTTCTGGCGTATCGGTCTCGCTCTCGTCCTGGTGAGCACGTTGGCGCTCGTCGCCTCCTGTGCTCCGCAGGCCGCCCCCGGAGCCGCGCCGGCCGCCGCCCCGGCGGAGGAAAAGGCCACAGAAGCCGTCACGGAGGCCGAGGAGAAGGCCCCGACATACGGGGGAACGCTGACCGTCGCTCTCCACGGGGAGATCGACAAGCTCGACCCGCACCAGAGCGTGACGATCGTGGGCTTCCAGGTGCAGCAGAACATCGTCGAGTCGCTGGTGACCGCCAACGTTACCCTGGATGGCGTGGACCCGGAGCTGGCGACGGACTGGACGATCTCTGATGACGGTCTGACCTACACGTTCAAACTGCGCCAGGGCGTCAAATTCCACAACGGCAAGGAGTTCAAGGCCGAGGACGTGATCTACTCCTTCAACCGGATCATGGATCCCGACTTCCCGGCCGCGGATCGCTCCGACCTGGAGATGGTCGAGTCCGTCGAGGCGCCCGACGACTACACGGTCGTCTTCAAGCTCAAATACCCGTTCGCGGCGTTCCTGACCAACCTGGAGTCCCTCTGGATCCTGCCCAAGGACGCGGGCGTGGACTTCAACCAGCAGCTGATCGGGACGGGGCCGTTCAAGTTCGTGGAGTGGGTCTCAGGAGATCACATCACCCTGGAGCGATTCGATGACTACTGGGAGGAGGGCAAGCCCTACCTCGACAAGGTGGTCTTCCGGCCCATCCCCGAATCGGCCACCAAGCTGGTCGAGCTGAAGACCGGCGGGCTGAATTTCATCGGCAACGTGCCCTACAAGGACGTGGCCGAGCTGGAGAGCGACCCCAACTTCAAGGTCTACCGCGTCCTCGGCGTCGTACGAGACCACCTGGGGTTCAACGTCACCAAGCCGCCCTTTGACAACAAGCTCGTCCGTCAGGCGATGGGCTATCTCATCGACCGCGAGGCGATCGCCCAATCCGTCATGGAGGGCTACGCCAAGCCCGCGCAGATCGCCATCCCGGAAAGCCACTGGGCCTTCAATCCCGCCATCAAGGATGCCTACACCTTCGATCCGGAGAAAGCCCGGCAACTCCTGACCGAGGCCGGCTACCCCGATGGGTTCAAGGCGACGATCAAGGTCAGCCCCACCTATCCGCTGGAGATCAAGATGGCGGAGCTGATCGCCGAGGCCGCGAAGGAGGTCGGTGTGGACTTCGAGATCCAGCAGCTCGAGTGGTCCACCTGGATCCAGCAGGTGGTCACCGAGGGGGATTTCGAGGCGGAGATCGTCCTGATCTCCGGCGGCATCGACCCGGATGACTTCTTCTATCAGTGGCACCACAGCGGCGAGATCTTCAACATCTGGCGATTCAGCACGCCGGAGCTGGATGCGCTGCTGGAGAAGGGGCGAAAGCTACGCGACAAGGAGGAGCGGAAGAAGGTCTACTACGAGATCCAGGAGTACCTGATCGATCAGGCTCCCATGGTCCACATCGTGTACCGCGAGTCCATCATGGCCAGCACGGCGAACGTCAACGGCTTCGTGATGACGGGCCGCGAGGATATGACGTTCAAGACGGTCTGGCTCGATCAAGGGGAATGATCCACAGGAACGGAAGCCAGGGGTGGGCAGGCCGGCTGGGGATACGCCCATCGGCCTGCCCACCCCGATGTGAGGAGTGAACGCCAAGATGCCCACCTTCATCATCAGACGATTGATCCATCTCGTCCCGGTCCTCGTCGGCGTCTCTCTGGCCGTCTTCCTGCTGTTGAAACTCACCCCCGGAGATCCGGCCACGGCCATCCTCGGCGTGCAGGCCAGCCCCCAAGAGGTCGCCCGGATACGGCGCTCCCTTGGGCTCGATCGACCCTGGTGGGTACAGTATGGCATCTGGCTCAGCAACGTCGTGCGCGGTGATCTCGGGACCTCATATCAGAGCAAGCGCCCCGTCTCCACGCTGATCCTCCAGCGGCTGCCCGCCACGGTGGAGCTGGCCATCCTATCGCTGCTGATCGCGGTCTCGATCGGCGTCCCCGCCGGGATCATCAGCGCCACGCGGCGGTACACGGCCCTGGACTACGCCTTCACGTCCTTCGCGCTGTTCGGCATCAGCATGCCCGGATTCTGGTTCGGCATCCTGCTGATCCTCATCTTCTCCCTCTACCTGCGCTGGCTCCCGGCCTCCGGGTACGCCCCCTTGAGCGCCGGCCTGGGGCCGCATCTCAAGCATCTGATCCTGCCATCCATTGCCCTCGGGCTCTTCAACACGGGAGCGCTGATGCGCTTCACCCGCTCGTCGATGCTCGAGGCGCTCTCCCAAGACTACGTCAGGACCGCGCGCGCGAAGGGATTGGCGGAGCGGATCGTCATCCTCCGCCATGTGCTGAAGAACGCGCTGATCCCGACGCTTACGGTGCTGGGCCTGCAGATAGGATATCTGCTCGGCGGCGCCGTGATCATCGAGCAGGTCTTCGCGTGGCCGGGCATCGGATGGCTCGCCCTGACCGCGATCAACCAGCGCGATTACCCGGTGGTCATGGGCGTCGTCCTGATGGTCTCATTCGTCTTCGTCTTCAGCAACCTGCTGGTCGACATCGCCTACACGTGGGTGAACCCACGCATCCGCTTCGATCAAGAGGGCAAGTGATGCTCACGTTCCGTCCCTCCCGCTTTTGGAGACGCTTCGCGCGGAACCGGTTGGCGCTCCTCGGCACGCTGATCATCGCTCTCCTTCTCATCAGCGCGCTGCTGGCCCCCGTGATCGCGCCTTACGATCCCATCAAGACCAACATCCGAGATCGGCTTCAGGGCCCATCGGCGGCGCACCTCTTCGGCACCGACGACCTGGGGCGGGACATCTTCTCGCGCGTCCTCTACGGCACGCGCATCTCCCTGAAGGTTGGTCTGATCTCGGTCTCCATCGCGACCTCCATCGGGCTGCTGTTGGGGCTGCTGGCTGGCTACCTGGGCGGATGGGTCGATACCCTGGTGATGCGGACCATGGACGTGCTGTTCGCCTTTCCCGCCGTCCTCCTGGCCATCGCGATCATGGCGGTGTTGGGGCAGTCCACCACCAACGTGATGATCGCGGTGGGCATCGTCTACGTGCCGATCTTCGCCCGCATCACCCGCGGCAGCGTGCTGGCCGTCCGAGAGCTGGAGTTCATCGAGGCGGCTCGCTGCATCGGCCTCCGGGACGCGGATATCGTCCGCCGGCATATCCTGCCCAACGCCCTGGACGCGGTGATCGTGCAGGTATCCCTGGCCACCGCCTTCGCCATCCTGGCGGAGGCGGCGCTGTCCTTCCTCGGCCTGGGCACCCAGCCGCCGGATCCAAGCTGGGGCTCGATGCTGAGCTTCGGCCGGGAGTACATGCTCGAGGCGCCCTGGTGGACCATCTTCCCGGGGCTGGCGATCTTTCTGACGGTCCTGGCGCTGCACTTGATCGGCGATGGGCTGCGCGACGCGCTGGATCCCCGGTCCGACGTACGGGTATAGGGCACTTTGATCACAAACCCGCAAGGAAAGGAGTGTGTGATGCAACGGGAAAAGCTTTCCGCACCGCGCCTGGCAACCTTTTCGATCTCAGCGAGATGCGCTCGAACGGGGCAGCTAGGGGTTGGGATCTCCACGAAGTTCATCGCCGTGGGAGCGCTGGCCCCCAACGCCAAAGCCCAGGTTGGAGCCTGCTCCACCCAGGCCTTCGTGAATCCCTATCATCGCTATTGGATGATCGAGAACCTCAGTCAAGGGCAGGCGGCGGAGGAGGCTTTGCGCAACTCGCTGGCCAGGGACCCGCGTCCACAGATTCGGCAACTGGCCATTGTGGATGCGCAGGGGCGCAGCGCCGCCTACACCGGCGAGCGGTGTGACACCTGGTGCGGGCACCGGACTGGCCCGAACTACGCGGCGGCAGGCAACATGCTGGCCAACGGGGATGTGGTGGCGGAGATGGCCCGCGTGTTCGAGGAGACGGAGGGCAGTGATCTGCCGCTGGCCGAGCGGCTGCTGCGCTGC
This DNA window, taken from Chloroflexota bacterium, encodes the following:
- a CDS encoding MFS transporter, which encodes MVNRRLFLTLIVSNFLLFFGFSIWMSIFNNFAVGEIGVRPEQIGLIQSLREIPGLLGFTFALLALLMPEMRIMAFSTIILGIGLMMTGHSNSVTTLLVATMATSVGFHYFYNGSSAVALLGSHTDQAPRVLGKINGVIAAASIAATGITALVVRHVGERSILNASGIALIVGGLVLMPFMKQPGRKALPRRSSMPIRRRYWLYYILTFLMGSRRHIASTFAIFLLVKEYGISTQQTALLYLVNSLINTYAGPQIGRLVARFGERRVLTINYILLIGIFLGYAYLPWLKVLYVLFIMDSVLGGVGIALSSYFKRIAVSPDDITGNVSVAQSINHISAVILPLAGGWVWALFGSQYTFLFGVGIVSLALVLTQLMRVSGGVERPVPALAP
- a CDS encoding MFS transporter, giving the protein MTRSDSKPRKHRFRRIYPGHPFTAPGHLAGLANPIVWARLARRPARLLRWLYAPPSVEDRNLRNVLADGVGVGLATGIGSFLPIFLVRLGASDFLIGLLTAMPALTGMFLAMPTGRFLSRQRRIVPWLSYARFLVLSCYMLTGLVPFLFSTHRAEAILLIWALATVPQTIVSVSFTVVMGAVAGPRGRFTLMSRRWSILGVTSALAAFIAGQALETMAFPLNYQIIFLSAAAGGLISLYFSAHIELPDQETPPPPPKGQPLTRRLRNGLRQVLDNREFVRFLTAQFVFRWGLMLPIPLIPIYWVRQVGASDSWIGILNTTQSAIVLIAYFLWNRFSRRWGKRFTLLASTLGVSLYPALTALTGSPEPLILLVALFGAFRAGMNLVFFDLALATCPERDQPFYIGIYQTTNYVATFLAPLLGTILSTYVGIVPALMTGAGLGILGFILLAVLHVSQEEAP
- a CDS encoding ABC transporter permease, whose protein sequence is MPTFIIRRLIHLVPVLVGVSLAVFLLLKLTPGDPATAILGVQASPQEVARIRRSLGLDRPWWVQYGIWLSNVVRGDLGTSYQSKRPVSTLILQRLPATVELAILSLLIAVSIGVPAGIISATRRYTALDYAFTSFALFGISMPGFWFGILLILIFSLYLRWLPASGYAPLSAGLGPHLKHLILPSIALGLFNTGALMRFTRSSMLEALSQDYVRTARAKGLAERIVILRHVLKNALIPTLTVLGLQIGYLLGGAVIIEQVFAWPGIGWLALTAINQRDYPVVMGVVLMVSFVFVFSNLLVDIAYTWVNPRIRFDQEGK
- a CDS encoding ABC transporter permease, encoding MLTFRPSRFWRRFARNRLALLGTLIIALLLISALLAPVIAPYDPIKTNIRDRLQGPSAAHLFGTDDLGRDIFSRVLYGTRISLKVGLISVSIATSIGLLLGLLAGYLGGWVDTLVMRTMDVLFAFPAVLLAIAIMAVLGQSTTNVMIAVGIVYVPIFARITRGSVLAVRELEFIEAARCIGLRDADIVRRHILPNALDAVIVQVSLATAFAILAEAALSFLGLGTQPPDPSWGSMLSFGREYMLEAPWWTIFPGLAIFLTVLALHLIGDGLRDALDPRSDVRV
- a CDS encoding DUF1028 domain-containing protein, with the translated sequence MQREKLSAPRLATFSISARCARTGQLGVGISTKFIAVGALAPNAKAQVGACSTQAFVNPYHRYWMIENLSQGQAAEEALRNSLARDPRPQIRQLAIVDAQGRSAAYTGERCDTWCGHRTGPNYAAAGNMLANGDVVAEMARVFEETEGSDLPLAERLLRCLEAAEAAGGDKRGKQSAALLIVDTEDYPKIDLRVDDHPDPVAELRRIYELFMSEFAEILEGLPTKADPAGKIGEEFLSD